A stretch of Prunus dulcis chromosome 6, ALMONDv2, whole genome shotgun sequence DNA encodes these proteins:
- the LOC117630779 gene encoding LOW QUALITY PROTEIN: probable receptor-like protein kinase At2g23200 (The sequence of the model RefSeq protein was modified relative to this genomic sequence to represent the inferred CDS: inserted 1 base in 1 codon) gives MESLHNHKIHIPLFSLLFFLFHFSSLHFLSLAYEQPDKYFVNCGSKDDANLNGRVFTADSSSVSLCSDSEKSRAIESTNQSRNLYQTARIFYNQSHYEFTIAENGTYIVRLHFLTFSSSVNLSSALFDVLAFPNVSNSGCKLLSNFTAKNSSNSPLIKEFFLGIDPGTFKIYFVPQASSFAFVNAIEVFLAPASFSPENYNSSLPLVLHTIYRVNVGGQKFTPDNDTIWRNWDPDLIYLSNSNSAEDFQPSSSSTLIRQYSVESHGFVAADSDFIAPDLVYLTAKVMTSSPKGLSNPFNITWSFNVSADARHLVRVHFCDIIGPPGXLIFNLYSNGNFITKVGGPAFRFNSLYSPFYYDFVLSSNGSEFINISIGPSIDTTTNNSFLNGLEMLEIIEGPALSNPPASVCNMKGSKKIKVGLVVGSVIGGLSLICILIVGILFGLKYRKAKRVETSEWSPMPAFGGGSTRSRLTDGTITGSPMNYLNLGLKISFAELQQATNNFDTKLLIGEGGFGNVYRGTLLNGRNVAVKRGKRDEKGSGQGLPEFQTEIMVLSKIRHRHLVSLIGYCEERSEMILVYEFMEKGSLRDHLYDSNLPRLSWKQRLEICIGAARGLHYLHKGAAGGIIHRDVKSTNILLDENHVAKVADFGLSRSGPLDETHVSTNVKGTFGYLDPEYIMSQQLTEKSDVYSFGVVLLEVLCARPAIDTMLPRDQMNLAEWGMLCKKKGLLEQIVDSSIKNQIDPSSFRNFSETAEKCLQEDANDRPTMGDVLWDLEYAFQLQQTAKHREPHEDSTANASSAFVLPNVPCFPSVSSTINTDDLALPGDDELDTTEVEVFSQLRVGDAR, from the exons ATGGAAAGCCTTCATAACCATAAAATCCATATCCCTCTATTTTCtctgcttttttttcttttccacttCTCATCCCTTCACTTTCTCTCTTTAGCCTATGAGCAACCTGATAAGTATTTCGTCAATTGTGGGTCTAAAGATGATGCAAACCTCAATGGCCGGGTGTTCACTGCGGACTCGAGTTCTGTTTCCTTGTGCTCAGACTCAGAGAAAAGCAGGGCCATTGAAAGCACCAACCAGTCGCGAAATCTGTACCAAACAGCAAGAATTTTCTACAACCAATCCCACTATGAGTTCACGATCGCTGAAAACGGTACTTATATTGTCCGTCTGCATTTCTTGACTTTCTCCTCCTCAGTTAATCTTTCATCAGCTCTTTTTGATGTTCTGGCTTTTCCTAATGTTTCAAATTCTGGGTGCAAACTGTTGAGCAATTTCACTGCTAAGAATAGTAGCAACTCTCCTTTGATAAAGGAGTTCTTCCTTGGGATTGATCCTGGcacatttaaaatatattttgttccTCAAGCATCATCTTTTGCATTTGTGAATGCCATTGAAGTCTTCCTTGCTCCTGCAAGTTTCAGCCCTGAGAATTACAACAGTAGTCTTCCTTTAGTTCTGCATACAATTTACAGGGTGAATGTTGGAGGCCAGAAATTCACACCAGATAATGACACAATATGGAGAAACTGGGATCCTGATCTTATTTATCTGTCTAATTCAAACTCTGCAGAGGATTTCCAACCCTCCTCCTCATCGACGCTTATTAGACAGTACTCAGTAGAATCTCATGGTTTCGTTGCTGCTGATAGTGATTTTATTGCTCCAGATTTAGTTTACCTGACTGCCAAAGTGATGACCAGTAGTCCAAAGGGGCTATCCAATCCCTTCAACATAACCTGGTCTTTTAATGTGAGTGCGGATGCTAGACACCTCGTCCGGGTTCATTTCTGTGACATTATCGGTCCGCCTG atttaatatttaactTGTATTCAAATGGAAACTTCATTACGAAGGTTGGTGGACCCGCTTTCCGTTTTAATAGCCTGTACTCGCCTTTCTACTATGATTTTGTATTGAGTTCTAATGGATCTGAATTCATTAACATCAGCATAGGCCCTAGCATAGACACAACAACTAACAATTCCTTTCTAAATGGACTGGAAATGTTGGAGATAATAGAGGGACCAGCTTTAAGTAACCCTCCAGCTTCAGTTTGTAATATGAAAGGAAGCAAGAAGATAAAGGTGGGTCTTGTGGTTGGTTCAGTTATTGGAGGCCTGTCACTTATCTGCATTCTGATTGTCGGAATCTTGTTCGGTTTGAAATACAGAAAGGCAAAGCGTGTTGAAACTTCGGAATGGTCACCAATGCCTGCATTTGGAGGAGGGAGTACCCGCAGCAGGTTGACTGATGGAACTATTACTGGTTCCCCTATGAATTATCTAAATCTTGGGTTGAAGATATCTTTTGCTGAACTTCAGCAAGCAACAAACAACTTTGACACAAAATTGTTGATAGGTGAGGGTGGCTTTGGGAATGTCTACAGAGGAACTCTGTTGAATGGCAGAAATGTAGCTGTCAAGCGAGGTAAACGAGATGAGAAAGGGTCAGGCCAAGGCCTTCCAGAATTTCAAACAGAGATCATGGTTTTGTCCAAGATTCGCCACCGTCATCTTGTTTCCTTAATTGGGTACTGTGAGGAAAGGTCTGAGATGATACTGGTCTACGAATTTATGGAAAAAGGGAGCTTGAGAGATCATTTATATGATTCAAACTTGCCTCGTTTGTCATGGAAGCAAAGGCTTGAAATTTGCATTGGTGCAGCAAGGGGTCTTCATTACCTCCACAAAGGTGCAGCTGGGGGAATCATTCACCGTGATGTTAAGTCCACCAACATCTTGTTGGATGAAAACCATGTTGCAAAAGTTGCTGACTTTGGCCTTTCAAGATCTGGTCCTCTTGATGAAACACATGTCAGCACAAATGTTAAAGGCACTTTTGGTTACCTTGATCCTGAATACATAATGTCCCAACAGTTGACAGAAAAATCTGATGTTTACTCATTTGGCGTGGTTCTCCTTGAGGTGTTATGTGCAAGACCTGCTATTGATACAATGCTCCCAAGAGACCAAATGAATTTAGCTGAATGGGGAATGCTTTGCAAGAAGAAAGGGTTGCTTGAACAGATTGTTGACTCTTCAATCAAGAATCAGATTGATCCTAGCTCATTCAGAAATTTTAGTGAGACAGCAGAGAAATGCTTGCAAGAAGATGCTAATGATAGGCCTACAATGGGTGATGTGCTGTGGGACTTGGAGTATGCATTCCAGCTCCAGCAAACAGCAAAGCATAGAGAACCCCATGAAGACAGCACAGCCAATGCTTCATCAGCATTTGTATTGCCAAATGTTCCGTGTTTTCCTTCAGTTAGCTCCACCATTAACACAGATGATCTGGCTCTTCCCGGAGACGATGAATTAGATACAACAGAAGTTGAAGTTTTCTCCCAGTTGAGAGTTGGTGATGCCAGATAA